The following coding sequences are from one Formosa haliotis window:
- a CDS encoding alanine dehydrogenase has protein sequence MSKSFSPFTYQQLIPQEETLEILKNKGNLFIGIPKETAYQEKRVCLTPDAVSALISNGHRVLMESGAGLGSNFTDRDYSEAGAEITKDTAKVFSCPMILKVEPPTLDQINLINPQTILISALQLKTQHKKYFEALAAKRITALAFEFIRDDDGHYPAVRSLSEIAGTGAVIIAAELLSNINQGNGLLFGNICGVPPVEVVILGAGTVGEFAARSAIGLGANVKVFDNSISKLRRIQTNLGRPIYTSTFQPKNLTKALKRCDVAIGAVRGKSRSPIIVTETMVESMKKGSVIMDVSIDMGGCFETSEVTSHKIPTFNKHGVIHYCVPNIPARFSRTASVSISNIFTPYLLKIAEEGGLENSLRFEKGLKNGLYFYHGILTNRSVGEWFNLKHSDINLLIF, from the coding sequence ATGTCTAAATCATTTTCTCCGTTTACGTATCAGCAGTTAATTCCACAAGAAGAAACACTAGAGATTCTAAAAAATAAAGGCAATTTATTTATTGGTATTCCTAAAGAAACCGCATATCAAGAAAAACGTGTTTGTTTAACGCCAGATGCTGTTTCGGCCTTAATAAGTAACGGACACAGAGTCTTAATGGAGTCGGGTGCTGGATTAGGATCTAATTTTACGGACCGCGATTACAGCGAAGCAGGTGCCGAAATCACTAAAGATACCGCAAAGGTTTTTTCGTGCCCTATGATATTAAAAGTAGAACCTCCTACTCTAGACCAAATCAATCTTATTAACCCGCAAACCATCTTAATTTCTGCGCTACAATTAAAAACGCAACATAAAAAATATTTTGAAGCATTAGCAGCAAAACGTATCACAGCCCTAGCTTTCGAATTTATTAGAGACGACGACGGGCATTACCCAGCTGTACGTTCTTTAAGTGAAATAGCAGGTACAGGAGCTGTGATTATTGCAGCAGAATTGCTATCTAATATAAATCAAGGAAATGGTTTATTGTTTGGTAATATTTGCGGTGTTCCACCAGTAGAAGTTGTGATTTTAGGAGCTGGAACTGTTGGAGAATTCGCTGCTCGAAGTGCTATTGGTCTTGGAGCCAATGTTAAGGTATTCGATAATTCTATTTCAAAATTAAGAAGGATTCAAACCAACTTGGGGCGTCCCATTTATACATCTACTTTTCAGCCCAAAAACTTAACTAAAGCTTTAAAACGTTGCGACGTAGCTATTGGTGCCGTTCGTGGAAAATCGAGATCTCCAATTATAGTAACCGAAACCATGGTAGAATCTATGAAAAAAGGCTCTGTAATTATGGATGTTAGTATCGATATGGGCGGATGTTTTGAAACGAGCGAAGTCACTTCTCATAAAATTCCTACCTTTAATAAACACGGGGTTATACATTATTGTGTCCCTAATATTCCAGCACGATTTTCTAGAACAGCCTCGGTATCAATTAGTAATATATTTACTCCATACCTATTAAAAATTGCCGAAGAAGGCGGATTAGAAAATTCTTTAAGATTTGAGAAAGGATTGAAAAATGGATTGTACTTTTACCACGGTATTTTAACAAACCGCTCCGTTGGAGAATGGTTTAACTTAAAACACAGTGATATTAATCTTTTAATCTTTTAA